The following are encoded in a window of Labrus bergylta chromosome 16, fLabBer1.1, whole genome shotgun sequence genomic DNA:
- the si:ch211-11k18.4 gene encoding uncharacterized protein si:ch211-11k18.4, giving the protein MSGKIKSRSAANADSITGGVSCDERILRDCHQLYTDPDSGLITVAESVGVKLLPPRKKITVLLMGNHSAGKSSFINWYVEEHIQRTGVAIETQGFNFVTNGRKRESLTGNATLHLYPHFKPLQAFKGVSEYLSTEICTSRQKRFSLVTFVDSPGLVDGDMKYPFDVDDVILWLGDLCDLILVFFDPMGQALCKRTLNIVESLNDKHGDRLRFYLSKADEAGGESDRQRVMMQIVQELCKRPGLNKCGFDMPTIYVPNPNKPSRCVNQIEEVCRSIEKTINQTVQNTLNSLEKDCEVISEAITDTLLNDRQTSAGNRRARCKTCFLTLLGFCVPLALMALLVLGSLSEELLEMVLGGQGKEMLSLYLAPVVKMFDSFSAEQQLYGVGGLVLLSFLLLIIARFSFRTQPTLTGKQKRQLQEKLEYVQEVVKTKKKKLYEEYLRQSVSDHDMDL; this is encoded by the exons atgtctgGGAAAATAAAGAGCCGAAGTGCTGCAAACGCAGACTCGATAACAGGTGGTGTGTCCTGCGACGAGCGCATCTTGCGGGACTGTCATCAGCTGTACACGGATCCAGACAGCG GGCTGATCACAGTAGCTGAATCCGTTGGCGTGAAGTTGCTGCCGCCCAGGAAGAAAATCACTGTGTTGCTGATGGGAAACCACTCGGCTGGGAAGAGCTCCTTCATCAACTg GTATGTTGAAGAGCACATCCAGCGCACCGGAGTAGCCATCGAGACCCAGGGCTTCAACTTTGTTACAAACGGCCGCAAGAGAGAATCTCTCACA gggAACGccaccctccatctttacccgCACTTCAAACCGCTGCAAGCATTCAAAG GTGTCTCCGAGTATCTGAGCACAGAAATCTGCACGTCCAGACAGAAACGCTTCAGCCTGGTGACCTTTGTGGATTCTCCAGGTTTGGTGGACGGAGACATGAAGTATCCGTTTGACGTGGACGACGTCATCCTGTGGCTGG GGGATCTCTGTGACCTGATCCTGGTCTTCTTTGACCCCATGGGTCAGGCTCTGTGTAAGCGAACGCTCAACATCGTGGAGAGTCTGAACGACAAACACGGAGATCGACTGAGATTTTACCTGAGCAAAGCGGACGAGGCCGGCGGAGAGAGTGACAGACAG AGAGTGATGATGCAGATCGTTCAGGAGCTCTGCAAACGGCCGGGACTTAACAAATGTGGTTTTGACATGCCGACCATCTACGTCCCAAATCCCAACAAG CCGAGTCGCTGCGTGAACCAGATCGAGGAGGTTTGCCGCTCCATCGAGAAAACCATCAACCAGACGGTCCAGAACACCCTGAACTCTCTGGAGAAGGACTGTGAGGTCATCAGTGAGGCCATCACAGACACACTCTTAAAcgacag GCAGACGAGTGCTGGGAACAGACGGGCTCGCTGTAAAACCTGCTTCCTGACTCTGCTGGGCTTCTGCGTTCCTCTGGCTCTGATGGCCTTACTGGTTCTGGGCTCTCTGTCCGAGGAGCTGCTGGAGATGGTCCTGGGTGGTCAGGGCAAGGAGATGCTCTCTCTCTACCTG GCTCCGGTGGTCAAAATGTTCGACTCGTTCTCCGCCGAGCAGCAGCTGTACGGCGTCGGTGGActcgtcctcctctccttcctacTGCTCATCATCGCACGCTTCTCCTTCAG GACGCAGCCGACGCTGACGGGGAAACAGAAGAGGCAGctgcaggagaagctggagtACGTTCAAGAGGTGGTCAAGACTAAAAAG AAGAAGCTGTATGAAGAATATCTGCGTCAGAGCGTCAGCGACCACGACATGGAC
- the nudt9 gene encoding ADP-ribose pyrophosphatase, mitochondrial: MVNFVLQRHWIGRIRLALTLLGLPFTVSSPGLRSTLSCSSSYPLRTSQTIRPITSGLCHLYTTGVRTMPSSAAPHVKSRCPLYPGSKLKRFLVPDDKVDWSQSLPQYKAVDHTDPSVVKKPAWADPEIGSFSPQFNVVDGGVDRTSFEGNYKTEKGKPLNPRGRTGVTGRGLLGRWGPNHAADPIVTRWKVDAKGAKMNHPVSKRPILQFVSIKRKDCGEWAIPGGMVDPGEQVSLTLQREFSEEALNSLTLPPSERAKVHERITKLFKSSGLQVYKGYVDDPRNTDNAWMETVAVNFHDESGDSVSGLPLQAGDDAGQVKWVDVDSSVPFYASHSRFLELVAKERKAHW, from the exons GTCCAcgctctcctgctcctcttcgtATCCTTTGAGAACCAGTCAGACCATCAGACCCATCACGTCCGGCCTCTGTCACCTCTACACCACCGGTGTCAGGACGATGCCATCCTCAGCAGCGCCTCACGTGAAGTCCAGGTGCCCCCTCTACCCAGGGTCCAAACTCAAGCGCTTCCTGGTCCCCGATGATAAGGTGGACTGGAGTCAGAGCTTGCCGCAGTATAAAGCAGTCGACCACACCGACCCCTCGGTGGTGAAGAAGCCGGCATGGGCGGATCCTGAAATCGG CTCTTTCTCTCCACAGTTCAACGTGGTGGACGGAGGCGTGGACCGGACGAGCTTTGAGGGGAACTACAAAACTGAAAAGGGGAAGCCGCT aAATCCTCGTGGTCGTACGGGCGTGACCGGGAGAGGTTTGTTGGGACGATGGGGACCCAATCACGCAGCAGATCCCATCGTCACCAg ATGGAAGGTCGATGCCAAAGGAGCGAAGATGAATCACCCGGTCTCCAAACGTCCGATCCTGCAGTTTGTCTCCATCAAGAGGAAAGACTGCGGGGAGTGGGCTATTCCTGGG GGGATGGTAGACCCGGGCGAGCAGGTGTCTCTCACGCTGCAGAGGGAGTTCTCAGAGGAAGCTTTGAACTCGCTGACCCTGCCGCCGTCTGAGAGGGCGAAGGTCCACGAACGCATCACCAAACTCTTCAAATCATCAGGATTGCAG GTTTATAAAGGTTACGTGGACGATCCAAGAAACACCGACAACGCCTGGATGGAGACCGTCGCCGTCAACTTCCACGATGAATCGG GAGACAGCGTGAGCGGGTTGCCTCTGCAGGCCGGCGATGACGCGGGTCAGGTGAAGTGGGTCGATGTGGACTCGTCCGTGCCGTTCTACGCGAGTCATTCCCGTTTCCTGGAGCTGGTTGCCAAGGAGAGAAAAGCTCACTGGTAA